One region of Coregonus clupeaformis isolate EN_2021a chromosome 31, ASM2061545v1, whole genome shotgun sequence genomic DNA includes:
- the LOC121547956 gene encoding charged multivesicular body protein 2a has product MEFLFGKRKTPEEMLRQNQRALNRAMRDLDRERQRLEQQEKKIIADIKKMAKQGQMDAVKIMAKDLVRTRHYVKKFIMMRANIQAVSLKIQTLKSNNSMAQAMKGVTKAMATMNRQMKLPQIQKIMMEFERQSEIMDMKEEMMNDAIDDAMGDEDDEEESDAIVSQVLDELGLNLSDELSNLPSTGGSLSVAGGKKAEPQPALADADADLEERLNNLRRD; this is encoded by the exons ATGGAGTTCCTGTTTGGGAAGAGGAAGACCCCAGAGGAGATGCTGAGGCAGAACCAGAGGGCACTGAATCGGGCCATGAGAGATCTGGACAGAGAGCGACAAAGACTGGAGCAGCAGGAGAAGAAAATAATAGCTGACATTAAGAAAATGGCCAAACAAGGACAAATG GATGCTGTCAAGATCATGGCGAAGGACTTGGTTCGCACAAGGCACTATGTGAAGAAATTTATTATGATGAGGGCAAATATCCAGGCAGTCAGTTTGAAAATCCAGACTCTGAAGTCAAACAACAGCATGGCACAGGCGATGAAAGGAGTTACCAAAGCCATGGCTACCATGAACAGACAG ATGAAGTTGCCACAGATTCAGAAGATCATGATGGAGTTTGAACGACAGAGTGAGATCATGGACATGAAAGAGGAGATGATGAATGATGCCATAGATGATGCCATgggtgatgaggatgatgaagaagaGAG TGATGCCATTGTGTCCCAAGTGTTGGACGAGCTGGGTCTCAATCTCTCTGACGAACTCTCAA ATCTGCCATCCACGGGAGGTAGCCTCTCAGTGGCAGGTGGGAAGAAAGCTGAACCCCAGCCAGCCCTGGCAGATGCAGATGCTGACCTGGAGGAGAGACTGAATAACCTCAGGAGAGACTGA